One part of the Diadema setosum chromosome 6, eeDiaSeto1, whole genome shotgun sequence genome encodes these proteins:
- the LOC140229658 gene encoding nicastrin-like → MAPTTGSLSHAFLGFPREVVSTSLALQYSVLSSTREVSPGDPPFCGGVLAATPQFRAILSETSGQGTPRKTHDMIYYDIKNFAPCVRRFNATHQIGCTSDFNGNTGVIHVIEEDADLEWLLENGTYTPYIAVMSPMQFNIVNVKRLLASQKLSGIMVDHSNPSEMIDQQEPFSPDKSCPNDNFGMYSNNSEYAHCAKVTWNPHGNGMSFMDFGIPVFALTNPKDVETVKECYINFSRPDAQGLPRPFPQCAGEMYDFMFGAKDTPTCIWRTKRTTNLETSLYCDPLGNYNVWATLRPTNNSEPLEEKSLIVAATQLDSTALFYQVLPGSGAETVVSGFVTLLAAVKALGDLPKDVKENMTNIMFTFFQGESYDYIGSSRMVYDMELGRFPAKPDEEKQQPSLVNLTTIAAFVELRQLALSSGNAFYAHMDPVSQQFNDTKEVTSEILRLLEETSASTSATVTSATQGQPLPPASFQQFLRSQPDIPGVVITDHDGSFQNSYYNSRLDLPEVFGVNYTNYNDTDELPIFPVAEQLADVATTLARTLYRLARPSATDAENITAQTELVNDLLFCFIQKPNCSRLRAVTTPGDAKVLSNKPYNFYVSVYGQSLSPITHLVGQLLAYYTGDRQPMTEEESKTECKTANNDAIFNMNFVVGPNHNDSYGVCVKSTMQHSVALSPAFDPDNPDWGSTKYSTWTESQWSKYYVRIFLKPSRSQETVIFSIGMIILLVSITSTYFISRNVDELFPQ, encoded by the exons TTCTCTCAGAAACTTCTGGGCAGGGGACCCCACGGAAGACCCATGACATGATTTACTACGACATCAAGAACTTTGCTCCGTGTGTGCGCAGATTTAACGCAACTCATCAGATTGGATGCACaa GCGACTTCAATGGCAACACCGGCGTCATTCATGTCATCGAGGAAGACGCCGACCTGGAATGGCTGTTGGAGAATGGCACCTACACGCCGTACATCGCTGTCATGAGTCCCATGCAGTTCAACAT TGTCAACGTCAAGAGGTTACTTGCGTCCCAGAAGCTCAGCGGGATAATGGTGGACCACTCCAACCCCTCAGAAATGATCGACCAGCAGGAGCCCTTCTCACCCGACAAATCCTGCCCCAATGATAATTTTG GAATGTACTCCAACAACAGCGAGTACGCCCATTGTGCCAAGGTGACGTGGAATCCCCATGGCAACGGGATGAGTTTCATGGACTTTGGCATTCCGGTCTTTGCACTCACCAATCCCAAAGATGTGGAAACAGTCAAGGAA TGCTACATCAATTTCAGCCGTCCCGACGCTCAGGGTCTTCCGCGCCCCTTCCCCCAGTGTGCCGGGGAGATGTACGACTTCATGTTTGGTGCCAAGGACACACCCACCTGTATCTGGAGGACGAAGCGCACGACCAACCTTGAGACAA GCCTATACTGtgaccccctgggtaactacaaTGTCTGGGCCACCCTCCGCCCAACAAACAACAGTGAACCTCTGGAAGAGAAGTCCCTCATAGTTGCAGCCACGCAG CTGGATTCTACAGCCCTGTTCTACCAAGTTCTGCCAGGGTCCGGAGCGGAGACCGTCGTGTCTGGTTTCGTGACGCTGCTAGCTGCTGTAAAAGCTCTCGGCGATCTGCCCAAGGATGTGAAAGAGAATATGACCAACATTATGTTTACCTTCTTCCAAGGG GAGAGCTACGACTACATCGGCTCATCGCGGATGGTGTACGACATGGAGCTGGGTCGGTTTCCCGCCAAGCCGGACGAAGAGAAGCAGCAGCCATCCCTGGTCAATCTGACGACGATTGCGGCATTTGTGGAACTTCGGCAGCTCGCCCTCTCGAGTGGGAACGCATTTTACGCCCACATGGACCCTGTGTCACAGCAGTTTAACGACACAAAGGAAGTG ACATCTGAAATACTGCGGCTGTTGGAAGAGACGTCTGCCTCCACCAGTGCCACGGTGACCAGTGCTACCCAGGGCCAGcccctcccaccagcctccttCCAGCAGTTCCTGCGAAGCCAGCCAGACATTCCAGGTGTGGTCATCACTGACCACGACGGGAGCTTTCAAAACTC ATATTACAATAGCCGGCTTGATTTACCAGAAGTCTTTGGCGTAAACTACACTAATTACAATGACACAGATGAGCTACCCATTTTTCCTGTAGCAGAG CAACTGGCAGATGTGGCAACCACATTGGCAAGGACACTGTACCGCCTTGCCAGGCCGTCAGCTACAGATGCAGAAAACATTACTGCACAGACAGAACTG GTGAATGAccttttgttctgcttcatCCAGAAGCCAAATTGTAGTAGACTGCGGGCTGTAACAACACCCGGCGACGCAAAAG TTTTGTCAAACAAGCCTTACAACTTTTACGTGAGCGTCTACGGCCAGTCGCTTTCGCCAATCACTCATCTAGTTGGCCAGCTCCTAGCGTACTACACAGGGGACCGCCAACCGATGACGGAGGAGGAGTCGAAGACGGAGTGCAAAACTGCGAATAATGATGCG ATCTTCAACATGAATTTTGTTGTGGGTCCAAACCACAACGACTCCTACGGAGTCTGCGTGAAGAGCACCATGCAGCACTCTGTAGCGCTTTCGCCGGCCTTTGACCCCGACAACCCCGACTGGGGATCAACAAAATACTCCACGTGGACGGAATCGCAGTGGTCAAAGTATTACGTCCGGATATTCCTGAAGCCGAGTAGAAGTCAAGAG ACCGTCATCTTTTCTATAGGAATGATCATCTTGCTCGTCTCAATAACATCTACCTACTTCATCAGTAGAAATGTGGATGAACTGTTTCCGCAGTAA